One stretch of Serinicoccus hydrothermalis DNA includes these proteins:
- the orn gene encoding oligoribonuclease has protein sequence MTGLDTVADALVEVACLVTDSELTVLGDGVDVVIRPPDEALEQMGDFVRTMHTDSGLLPLLESGITLEEAQRQVLEYVRAHVPEARKAPLGGNTVSTDRAFIARDMPELDAHLHYRIVDVSSIKELAKRWYPRAYYMAPAKTGGHRALGDIRDSIAELRYYREALFRELPGLDSTTLKEIAARHTEGAAPA, from the coding sequence ATGACCGGCCTGGACACGGTCGCGGACGCGCTGGTGGAGGTGGCCTGCCTCGTCACCGACTCCGAGCTGACCGTGCTCGGTGACGGCGTCGACGTGGTGATCCGGCCGCCGGACGAGGCGCTGGAGCAGATGGGCGACTTCGTGCGCACGATGCACACCGACTCCGGGCTCCTCCCGCTGCTGGAGAGCGGCATCACCCTGGAGGAGGCGCAGCGCCAGGTCCTGGAGTATGTCCGTGCGCACGTCCCGGAGGCGCGCAAGGCGCCGCTGGGCGGCAACACGGTGAGCACCGACCGTGCCTTCATCGCGCGCGACATGCCCGAGCTGGACGCGCACCTGCACTACCGGATCGTCGACGTCTCCTCGATCAAGGAGCTGGCCAAGCGGTGGTACCCCCGCGCCTACTACATGGCCCCCGCCAAGACCGGCGGCCACCGTGCGCTCGGCGACATCCGGGACAGCATCGCCGAGCTGCGCTACTACCGCGAGGCGCTCTTCCGCGAGCTGCCCGGGCTGGACTCGACCACGCTCAAGGAGATCGCGGCGCGGCACACCGAGGGCGCGGCGCCGGCCTGA
- a CDS encoding YihY/virulence factor BrkB family protein yields MKTDWKVVGKRTLAEFTGDKGTDLAAALTYYSMMSIFPMILAISTSLTFIGQGDATSEAISDLGSDLGMQESTISTVQEYLASMSGAGGAGVLLIIGLLGSLWSASNYVNAFSRMMNTVYGVEEGRPIWKLRPWLLALTVLVMLLLMTIVLSVTLSGTLSEAVFGLVGLDETATTVWNIAKWPVILVILMTIVSLLYWGTPNVRQPKFRLLAPGAILAVIMAILAGAGFFVYAMNAGSYNATYGALGGVIILLLMVWLINTSLVMGAELDAEIERGKELAAGMAAEDEILLPPRDVEGTEKKEAKQAEVVREARETRMQAAADLEAAGEETGLEGREPSRR; encoded by the coding sequence ATGAAGACCGACTGGAAGGTCGTGGGCAAGCGGACCCTGGCCGAGTTCACCGGCGACAAGGGCACCGACCTCGCTGCCGCGCTGACCTACTACTCGATGATGTCGATCTTCCCGATGATCCTCGCGATCTCGACCTCGCTGACCTTCATCGGCCAGGGCGACGCGACGAGCGAGGCCATCTCCGACCTGGGCAGCGACCTCGGGATGCAGGAGTCCACGATCTCCACGGTGCAGGAGTACCTCGCCAGCATGAGCGGCGCGGGCGGCGCCGGCGTGCTGCTCATCATCGGTCTGCTCGGCTCGCTGTGGTCGGCGTCGAACTATGTCAACGCCTTCAGCCGGATGATGAACACCGTCTACGGGGTCGAGGAGGGCCGGCCGATCTGGAAGCTGCGGCCCTGGCTGCTCGCGCTCACCGTGCTGGTGATGCTCCTGCTCATGACGATCGTGCTGTCGGTGACCCTCTCGGGCACCCTGTCCGAGGCGGTCTTCGGTCTCGTCGGCCTCGACGAGACCGCCACCACGGTCTGGAACATCGCCAAGTGGCCGGTCATCCTCGTCATCCTCATGACCATCGTCAGCCTGCTCTACTGGGGCACCCCCAACGTCCGGCAGCCCAAGTTCCGCCTGCTCGCGCCGGGCGCGATCCTCGCCGTCATCATGGCGATCCTGGCCGGGGCGGGTTTCTTCGTCTACGCCATGAACGCCGGCAGCTACAACGCCACCTACGGCGCCCTCGGTGGTGTCATCATCCTGCTGCTCATGGTCTGGCTCATCAACACCTCGCTGGTCATGGGGGCCGAGCTCGACGCCGAGATCGAGCGCGGCAAGGAGCTCGCCGCCGGGATGGCGGCCGAGGACGAGATCCTGCTGCCGCCGCGCGACGTGGAGGGCACGGAGAAGAAGGAGGCCAAGCAGGCCGAGGTGGTCCGCGAGGCGCGGGAGACCCGCATGCAGGCCGCCGCGGACCTCGAGGCGGCGGGGGAGGAGACCGGGCTGGAGGGTCGCGAGCCCTCGCGGCGTTGA
- a CDS encoding DUF1801 domain-containing protein, with protein MSMTIAETPGLSAPMRSALAEAGFTTLADLDGQSRTALLHLHGVGKVGLTRLQEAMEQEGLALDGGHASWTATDRGEAPLAAGRSAEAKTAPSGDSAREWIAQLPWPRRVEQGLRLLEIFEDVTGAPPRMWGPSIVGFGEAHYQYATGREGDTMRVGFSPRKGAITLYGLQSYGSHEDLVDALGTTKLGKGCIYVNQLEDVDETALRRLVAAAWAG; from the coding sequence ATGAGTATGACGATCGCCGAGACCCCCGGCCTGTCCGCTCCGATGCGCTCGGCCCTGGCGGAGGCCGGCTTCACCACCCTGGCCGACCTCGACGGGCAGTCGCGCACGGCGCTCCTCCACCTGCACGGGGTCGGGAAGGTCGGGCTGACTCGCCTCCAGGAGGCGATGGAGCAGGAGGGGCTCGCGCTGGACGGCGGGCACGCCTCGTGGACGGCCACGGATCGCGGGGAGGCGCCGCTCGCGGCGGGCAGATCGGCGGAGGCGAAGACCGCGCCGTCGGGCGACTCGGCGCGCGAGTGGATCGCACAGCTGCCCTGGCCGCGCCGGGTCGAGCAGGGGCTGCGCCTGCTGGAGATCTTCGAGGACGTGACCGGCGCGCCACCGCGGATGTGGGGCCCGTCGATCGTCGGGTTCGGGGAGGCGCACTACCAGTACGCCACCGGCCGCGAGGGCGACACCATGCGCGTCGGATTCTCCCCGCGCAAGGGCGCGATCACGCTCTACGGCCTGCAGTCCTACGGCTCGCACGAGGACCTGGTCGACGCTCTCGGGACGACGAAGCTGGGCAAGGGCTGCATCTACGTCAACCAGCTGGAGGACGTCGACGAGACCGCCCTGCGCCGGCTGGTCGCCGCCGCCTGGGCGGGCTGA
- a CDS encoding NUDIX domain-containing protein encodes MDVRTRVGCYAWIERDGAVLLSRWRGMTLPDGRVARPGWTLVGGGIEPGETPEQAAVREVHEESGYAVRLTGVLTTDAWSGLDDLDPAGQTVWQAVRIVFTAEVVGGRLTVETDGSSDDVRWVPLEELETLPCLSLVDTAWRAAGGAGLPDQALGFGVVDDREVARLRELVDRARGGEGRTAPASGDAVTVVAVDGPSGSGKTVLARALARDLGAPLLHMDDLYPGWDGLAQASGLLAEQVLEPLSRGERAAYRRWDWHADGWAPEPVPVEVEPGGVLVVEGCGSSVGPAAEHAAVRVWVEAEDGLRMRRGIARDGETFRPHWERWAAQEQQVFDADRPRERADLVIDTTPDKPITPTSTDPSSPTNPTSP; translated from the coding sequence GTGGACGTGCGGACGCGGGTGGGGTGCTATGCCTGGATCGAGCGCGACGGCGCGGTGCTGCTGAGCCGGTGGCGCGGGATGACGCTCCCCGACGGTCGGGTGGCACGCCCCGGGTGGACCCTCGTCGGCGGCGGGATCGAGCCGGGGGAGACGCCGGAGCAGGCGGCGGTGCGCGAGGTGCACGAGGAGAGCGGGTATGCCGTGCGCCTCACCGGCGTCCTCACCACCGACGCGTGGAGCGGCCTGGACGACCTCGACCCGGCGGGGCAGACCGTCTGGCAGGCGGTGCGGATCGTCTTCACCGCCGAGGTGGTTGGGGGCCGGCTGACGGTCGAGACCGACGGCAGCAGCGACGACGTCCGGTGGGTGCCGCTGGAGGAGCTGGAGACCCTGCCCTGCCTCAGCCTGGTCGACACCGCCTGGCGGGCTGCCGGCGGTGCCGGACTGCCGGACCAGGCCCTCGGCTTCGGGGTGGTCGACGACCGCGAGGTCGCCCGCCTGCGCGAGCTGGTCGACCGGGCGCGGGGCGGCGAGGGGCGGACGGCGCCCGCGTCGGGCGACGCGGTCACGGTCGTGGCGGTCGACGGGCCGAGCGGCTCGGGCAAGACCGTGCTGGCGCGGGCGCTGGCCCGTGACCTCGGGGCGCCCCTGCTCCACATGGACGACCTCTACCCCGGCTGGGACGGGCTCGCGCAGGCCTCGGGGCTGCTGGCCGAGCAGGTGCTGGAGCCGCTCTCGCGCGGCGAGCGGGCGGCATACCGGCGCTGGGACTGGCACGCCGACGGCTGGGCGCCCGAGCCGGTGCCCGTCGAGGTGGAGCCGGGCGGGGTGCTCGTGGTCGAGGGGTGCGGCTCCAGCGTCGGACCGGCCGCGGAGCACGCGGCGGTCCGCGTCTGGGTCGAGGCCGAGGACGGGCTGCGCATGCGGCGCGGGATCGCCCGGGACGGCGAGACCTTCCGGCCGCACTGGGAGCGCTGGGCCGCCCAGGAGCAGCAGGTCTTCGACGCCGACCGGCCGCGCGAGCGCGCCGACCTGGTCATCGACACCACTCCCGACAAGCCCATTACCCCCACGAGCACCGACCCGTCGAGCCCCACCAACCCCACCAGCCCCTGA
- the tdh gene encoding L-threonine 3-dehydrogenase yields the protein MRALIKPSAGPGLELADVPEPPPGPGEVKIRVLRAGLCGTDLHIEAWDDWAASMLEPPLVVGHEFYGEIVELGEGVPTDERYGLQVGQRCSVEGHVVCGVCRNCRAGRRHMCVRTSNLGVNRDGCFADFVVVPHSNVWVQPELIDPDLGAVFDPLGNAVHTALSFPLEGEDVLITGAGPIGVMAAAIARHAGARYVVVTDVSESRLQLARSVGADLGVDVSRERIAAAQERLGMTEGFDVVLEMSGNPRAMAELIDNCTHGAKVAMLGIPAEPFAIDWGKVISHMITLKGIYGREMYETWYKMTAMLQTSGLLRDRVRSVITDRFPADRWQDAFAAARSGQGGKVIMDWS from the coding sequence ATGCGCGCCCTGATCAAGCCCAGCGCCGGGCCGGGACTCGAGCTCGCCGACGTGCCCGAGCCGCCGCCCGGGCCGGGCGAGGTCAAGATCCGGGTGCTGCGGGCCGGGCTCTGCGGCACCGACCTGCACATCGAGGCCTGGGACGACTGGGCCGCCTCCATGCTCGAGCCGCCGCTGGTCGTCGGCCACGAGTTCTACGGCGAGATCGTCGAGCTCGGCGAGGGGGTCCCGACCGACGAGCGCTACGGCCTGCAGGTCGGGCAGCGGTGCTCGGTCGAGGGCCACGTCGTCTGCGGCGTCTGCCGCAACTGCCGCGCCGGCCGGCGCCACATGTGCGTGCGCACCTCCAACCTCGGGGTCAACCGCGACGGCTGCTTCGCCGACTTCGTCGTCGTGCCGCACAGCAACGTCTGGGTGCAGCCCGAGCTCATCGACCCCGACCTCGGCGCCGTCTTCGACCCGCTCGGCAACGCCGTGCACACCGCGCTGTCCTTCCCGCTCGAGGGTGAGGACGTGCTCATCACCGGCGCCGGACCGATCGGCGTCATGGCCGCGGCGATCGCCCGGCACGCCGGCGCGCGATATGTCGTGGTCACCGATGTCTCGGAGTCGCGGCTGCAGCTGGCGCGCAGCGTCGGCGCGGACCTCGGCGTCGACGTCTCCCGCGAGCGCATCGCCGCGGCGCAGGAGCGGCTCGGGATGACCGAGGGCTTCGACGTCGTCCTGGAGATGTCCGGCAACCCGCGGGCGATGGCCGAGCTCATCGACAACTGCACGCACGGCGCCAAGGTGGCGATGCTCGGCATACCCGCCGAGCCGTTCGCCATCGACTGGGGCAAGGTGATCTCGCACATGATCACCCTCAAGGGGATCTACGGCCGCGAGATGTACGAGACGTGGTACAAGATGACCGCCATGCTGCAGACCTCCGGGCTGCTGCGCGACCGCGTGCGGTCGGTCATCACCGACCGCTTCCCCGCGGACCGGTGGCAGGACGCCTTCGCCGCCGCCCGCTCGGGTCAGGGCGGCAAGGTCATCATGGACTGGAGCTAG
- a CDS encoding glycine C-acetyltransferase: protein MYADVKDQLSEELAQIEADGLTKAERQITTPQSAHIATTSGEALNFCANNYLGLADHPDVVAAARQALDDWGFGMASVRFICGTQTQHRDLERAIADFLGSEDSILFPSCFDANGGIFEVICGKDDAIISDQLNHASIIDGVRLSKAARFRYANRDMDDLRTQLQAARDGGARRVLVVTDGAFSMDGYLAPLGQICDLAEEFGAMVMVDDSHATGFVGEGGRGSHEACGVIDRVDIVTGTLGKALGGGSGGFVAAHQEIVDLLKQRARPYLFSNAVAPSVVAGSLKALEIARDSDEPRAQLRRNAELFRALMGEAGFELLPGEHAIVPVMFPGEDGARKASQIADAMLERGVYVIAFSYPVVPKGQARIRVQLSASHSEEDVRACVDAFVAARDAVG from the coding sequence ATGTATGCCGATGTCAAGGACCAGCTGAGCGAGGAGCTCGCGCAGATCGAGGCAGATGGGCTCACCAAGGCCGAACGCCAGATCACCACGCCGCAGTCGGCGCACATCGCCACGACCTCCGGCGAGGCGCTGAACTTCTGCGCCAACAACTACCTCGGGCTGGCCGACCACCCCGACGTCGTCGCGGCGGCCCGGCAGGCGCTGGACGACTGGGGCTTCGGGATGGCCTCGGTGCGCTTCATCTGCGGCACCCAGACCCAGCACCGCGACCTGGAGCGCGCGATCGCCGACTTCCTGGGGTCCGAGGACTCGATCCTCTTCCCCTCCTGCTTCGACGCCAACGGCGGCATCTTCGAGGTCATCTGCGGCAAGGACGACGCGATCATCTCCGACCAGCTCAACCACGCCTCGATCATCGACGGCGTCCGGCTGTCCAAGGCGGCGCGCTTCCGGTATGCCAACCGCGACATGGACGACCTGCGCACCCAGCTGCAGGCCGCGCGGGACGGCGGGGCGCGGCGGGTGCTCGTCGTCACCGACGGCGCCTTCTCGATGGACGGCTACCTCGCGCCGCTGGGGCAGATCTGCGACCTGGCCGAGGAGTTCGGCGCGATGGTCATGGTCGACGACAGCCACGCCACCGGCTTCGTGGGCGAGGGCGGCCGGGGCTCGCACGAGGCGTGCGGGGTCATCGACCGGGTGGACATCGTCACCGGGACGCTGGGCAAGGCGCTCGGCGGTGGCAGCGGCGGCTTCGTCGCGGCGCACCAGGAGATCGTCGACCTGCTCAAGCAGCGGGCCCGGCCCTACCTCTTCTCCAACGCGGTCGCCCCCTCCGTGGTCGCGGGGTCCCTCAAGGCGCTGGAGATCGCCCGGGACAGCGACGAGCCGCGGGCCCAGCTGCGGCGCAACGCCGAGCTCTTCCGGGCGCTCATGGGCGAGGCCGGCTTCGAGCTGCTCCCCGGCGAGCACGCGATCGTGCCGGTGATGTTCCCCGGCGAGGACGGCGCCCGCAAGGCCAGCCAGATCGCCGACGCCATGCTCGAGCGCGGCGTCTACGTCATCGCCTTCTCCTACCCCGTCGTCCCCAAGGGCCAGGCCCGCATCCGGGTCCAGCTGTCCGCCTCGCACTCCGAGGAGGACGTGCGCGCCTGCGTCGACGCCTTCGTCGCCGCCCGCGACGCCGTCGGCTGA
- a CDS encoding heavy metal translocating P-type ATPase: MEQHQGHDDHVGQFRRLFWIMLVLAVPTVLASGAFAHLVGYHLPDVPGLTWISPLLGTVMYAWGGRPFLTGAVSELRSRQPGMMLLIGTAITVAFLASWGATLGLLDASLDFWWELALLVVIMLLGHWIEMRSLAATSSALDSLAALLPDEAERVEGDTTVTVSPAELEVGDVVLVRPGASVPADGRIVDGSASMDESMVTGESTPVRREQGDDVVAGTVATDSGLRVEVTATGDETTLAGIQRLVSDAQESSTRTQRLADRAAGWLFWFALTAAVITAMVWSSLGMPDSAVVRAITVLVIACPHALGLAIPLVVSIATERAARAGVLVTDRLALESMRTIDTVLFDKTGTLTEGEPTVTAVEPAEGHDEDEVLRLAAAAESDSEHPLARAIQGAAEEKDLEVPAADDFSSSPAVGVRARVETATVQVGGPSLLEQESLSELPVADSWREEGAIILHVVRDGEVIGALRLADGIRPESREAVDALHADGVDVVMITGDAQAVADEVARQLGIDRVFAGVRPQDKSDKVAELQQEGRRVAMVGDGVNDAPALAQADVGLAIGAGTDVAIGSAGVVLASSDPRSVLSVRQLSRASYRKMTQNLWWAAGYNLVSVPLAAGVLAPIGFVLPMSVGALLMSASTVVVALNAQLLRRLDLTPGAGTTQDRA; encoded by the coding sequence ATGGAGCAGCACCAGGGCCACGATGACCATGTCGGGCAGTTCCGCCGGCTCTTCTGGATCATGCTCGTCCTCGCGGTGCCCACGGTGCTCGCGAGCGGCGCCTTCGCGCACCTCGTGGGCTACCACCTGCCCGACGTGCCGGGCCTGACCTGGATCTCCCCGCTGCTCGGCACGGTGATGTATGCCTGGGGCGGGCGCCCGTTCCTCACCGGCGCCGTCTCGGAGCTCCGGTCGCGCCAGCCGGGGATGATGCTGCTCATCGGCACGGCGATCACCGTCGCCTTCCTCGCCTCGTGGGGCGCGACGCTCGGTCTGCTCGACGCCAGCCTCGACTTCTGGTGGGAGCTGGCCCTGCTCGTCGTCATCATGCTCCTCGGCCACTGGATCGAGATGCGCTCGCTCGCCGCCACCAGCTCGGCGCTGGACAGCCTGGCCGCGCTGCTCCCGGACGAGGCGGAGCGGGTCGAGGGCGACACCACGGTCACGGTCTCCCCCGCCGAGCTCGAGGTCGGCGACGTCGTCCTGGTGCGGCCCGGCGCCTCGGTGCCGGCGGACGGCCGGATCGTCGACGGGTCCGCGAGCATGGACGAGTCCATGGTCACCGGCGAGTCCACCCCGGTGCGCCGCGAGCAGGGCGACGACGTCGTGGCCGGCACCGTGGCCACCGACTCCGGGCTGCGGGTCGAGGTCACCGCCACCGGCGACGAGACGACCCTGGCCGGCATCCAGCGGCTCGTGTCCGACGCCCAGGAGTCCTCGACCCGGACCCAGCGGCTCGCGGACCGCGCGGCCGGGTGGTTGTTCTGGTTCGCGCTGACCGCGGCGGTCATCACCGCGATGGTCTGGTCCTCCCTCGGTATGCCCGACTCGGCCGTCGTGCGGGCGATCACCGTCCTCGTCATCGCCTGCCCGCACGCGCTGGGCCTGGCGATCCCGCTGGTGGTCTCGATCGCCACCGAGCGCGCGGCCCGGGCCGGGGTGCTCGTCACCGACCGGCTGGCGCTGGAGTCCATGCGCACCATCGACACGGTGCTCTTCGACAAGACCGGCACGCTGACCGAGGGCGAGCCCACGGTGACGGCCGTCGAGCCGGCCGAGGGGCACGACGAGGACGAGGTGCTCCGGCTCGCGGCGGCCGCCGAGTCGGACAGCGAGCACCCGCTGGCCCGCGCGATCCAGGGCGCGGCGGAGGAGAAGGACCTCGAGGTGCCCGCCGCCGACGACTTCAGCTCCTCCCCCGCCGTCGGCGTGCGCGCCAGGGTCGAGACCGCGACGGTGCAGGTCGGCGGCCCCTCCCTCCTCGAGCAGGAGAGCCTGTCCGAGCTGCCGGTCGCCGACTCCTGGCGCGAGGAGGGCGCGATCATCCTGCACGTCGTGCGCGACGGTGAGGTGATCGGTGCGCTCCGGCTGGCCGACGGCATACGCCCCGAGTCACGCGAGGCGGTGGACGCGCTGCACGCGGACGGGGTGGACGTGGTGATGATCACGGGCGACGCCCAGGCCGTCGCCGACGAGGTCGCCCGGCAGCTCGGCATCGACCGGGTCTTCGCCGGGGTGCGGCCGCAGGACAAGTCCGACAAGGTGGCCGAGCTGCAGCAGGAGGGCCGCAGGGTGGCCATGGTCGGCGACGGGGTCAACGACGCCCCGGCCCTGGCCCAGGCCGACGTCGGCCTGGCGATCGGGGCCGGCACCGACGTCGCGATCGGGTCGGCCGGCGTGGTGCTGGCGAGCTCCGACCCCCGCTCGGTCCTGTCGGTGCGCCAGCTGTCGCGCGCGAGCTACCGCAAGATGACCCAGAACCTCTGGTGGGCCGCCGGCTACAACCTCGTCTCGGTGCCGCTCGCGGCCGGGGTCCTGGCACCGATCGGCTTCGTGCTCCCCATGAGCGTCGGCGCCCTGCTCATGTCCGCCTCGACCGTGGTCGTGGCGCTCAACGCCCAGCTGCTGCGCCGCCTCGACCTCACCCCCGGCGCGGGCACCACCCAGGACCGGGCCTGA
- a CDS encoding DUF3618 domain-containing protein, whose translation MANKQPSRSVKEIEADISATRSRLARTVDELTYRVSPDTIKANAIASLKGKVNDATMDSEGNPRYDRLATVLGGVAVVAVTLGGLRRIFNRS comes from the coding sequence ATGGCCAACAAGCAGCCTTCCCGCTCCGTCAAGGAGATCGAGGCCGACATCTCGGCGACCCGCAGCCGGCTCGCCCGCACCGTCGACGAGCTGACCTACCGGGTCAGCCCGGACACGATCAAGGCCAACGCGATCGCCTCGCTCAAGGGCAAGGTCAACGACGCGACGATGGACAGCGAGGGCAACCCCCGCTACGACCGCCTCGCGACCGTGCTCGGGGGCGTCGCCGTCGTCGCCGTCACGCTCGGCGGCCTGCGCCGCATCTTCAACCGCAGCTGA
- the bcp gene encoding thioredoxin-dependent thiol peroxidase — protein sequence MPRLEPGQPAPTWTLPTADGGELSLSDLAGRKVILYVYPAAMTPGCTTQACDFRDNEAVFTREGYAVVGVSPDPVDKLATFADQESLGFPLVSDEDKEMLTAYGAYGEKQNYGKTVVGVIRSTFVLDEEGVVEVAKYNVRAKGHVTSLAKQLGVELPGAG from the coding sequence GTGCCCCGTCTCGAGCCCGGTCAGCCCGCCCCCACCTGGACCCTCCCCACCGCCGATGGCGGCGAGCTCAGCCTCTCCGACCTCGCCGGGCGCAAGGTCATCCTCTACGTCTACCCCGCGGCGATGACCCCGGGCTGCACCACGCAGGCCTGCGACTTCCGCGACAACGAGGCGGTCTTCACCCGGGAGGGGTATGCCGTCGTCGGCGTCTCCCCGGACCCGGTCGACAAGCTCGCGACGTTCGCCGACCAGGAGTCGCTGGGCTTCCCGCTCGTCTCCGACGAGGACAAGGAGATGCTCACCGCCTACGGCGCCTACGGCGAGAAGCAGAACTACGGCAAGACGGTCGTCGGCGTCATCCGCTCGACCTTCGTCCTCGACGAGGAGGGCGTGGTCGAGGTCGCGAAGTACAACGTGCGCGCCAAGGGCCACGTCACCTCCCTGGCCAAGCAGCTCGGCGTGGAGCTGCCCGGAGCCGGCTGA
- a CDS encoding homoserine kinase yields the protein MAPLTPGATARVRVPASSANLGPGFDSIGLALGIWDEYAVEVLPEPGALELVLAGEGAGDLPADERHLVATRLREALQACGVDWLSGYGLRLTCANTIPMAAGLGSSATAIVGGLGLGFALVREGALTEADLGLINTHAGVAEGHPDNSSASVYGGLTVSWMPAAQVVRTARPPLHPDVVPVVLLPEGQRLDTATARAVLTPTVPRQDAVRQAGRAALLVHALTSEPTLLLDATSDWLHQEQRREAYPVTMGAVDTLRTLGHAAVVSGAGPTVLCLTTGDLVDTVLAETRSWGRGWRVLTPGIPEAGLHAVTDAAG from the coding sequence ATGGCGCCGCTGACGCCCGGCGCGACCGCCCGGGTGCGGGTGCCCGCCAGCAGCGCCAACCTCGGGCCCGGCTTCGACAGCATCGGGCTCGCCCTCGGCATCTGGGACGAGTATGCCGTCGAGGTCCTCCCCGAGCCCGGCGCCCTGGAGCTCGTGCTCGCGGGCGAGGGGGCGGGCGACCTGCCCGCGGACGAGCGGCACCTCGTCGCGACCCGGCTGCGCGAGGCGCTGCAGGCGTGCGGCGTCGACTGGCTCTCGGGCTACGGCCTGCGGCTGACCTGCGCCAACACCATCCCCATGGCCGCCGGCCTGGGCAGCTCGGCGACCGCGATCGTGGGCGGCCTCGGGCTGGGCTTCGCGCTGGTGCGCGAGGGGGCGCTGACCGAGGCCGACCTGGGCCTGATCAACACCCACGCCGGCGTCGCCGAGGGGCACCCCGACAACTCCTCGGCCTCCGTCTACGGCGGGCTCACGGTCTCCTGGATGCCGGCCGCCCAGGTGGTCCGGACCGCCCGGCCGCCGCTGCACCCGGACGTCGTGCCGGTGGTGCTGCTGCCGGAGGGGCAGCGGCTGGACACCGCCACCGCCCGTGCGGTGCTGACGCCCACGGTCCCCCGCCAGGACGCCGTGCGGCAGGCGGGGCGGGCGGCGCTGCTCGTGCACGCCCTGACCAGCGAGCCGACGCTGCTCCTGGACGCCACGAGCGACTGGCTGCACCAGGAGCAGCGGCGCGAGGCCTACCCGGTCACCATGGGCGCCGTCGACACGCTGCGGACCCTCGGGCACGCCGCGGTCGTGTCCGGGGCCGGCCCGACCGTGCTCTGCCTCACGACGGGCGACCTCGTCGACACCGTGCTCGCCGAGACCCGCTCGTGGGGGCGCGGCTGGCGGGTGCTGACCCCGGGCATACCCGAGGCAGGGCTGCACGCGGTCACCGACGCCGCTGGCTAG
- the thrC gene encoding threonine synthase — translation MAHQWRGVIAEYADRLPASITEQVVTLREGGTPLIPAEHLSELVGAQVHVKYEGLNPTGSFKDRGMTAAISDAARQGAKAVICASTGNTSASAAAYATKAGMECGVLVPEGKIAIGKLSQAIAGGATLIQVQGNFDDCLTVARKLAEAYPVELVNSVNPARIEGQKTAAFEVVDALGDAPDIHCLPVGNAGNITAYWKGYGEYADPGAPGAGGEAPASHRPQMWGFQAAGAAPIVQGHPVGDPETIATAIRIGNPASWEQAEAARDESGGVIEAVTDEEILAAHRLLSSREGIFVEPASAASVAGLLKRHAAGHVPAGATIVCTVTGHGLKDPQWALKGADGSDIDPVRVSVDVVSVADALGLG, via the coding sequence ATGGCCCACCAGTGGCGCGGCGTGATCGCCGAGTATGCCGACCGCCTGCCCGCCTCGATCACCGAGCAGGTCGTGACCCTGCGCGAGGGCGGGACGCCGCTCATCCCCGCCGAGCACCTCAGCGAGCTCGTGGGCGCGCAGGTCCACGTGAAGTACGAGGGCCTCAACCCCACCGGCTCCTTCAAGGACCGCGGCATGACCGCGGCCATCAGCGACGCCGCGCGGCAGGGGGCCAAGGCCGTCATCTGCGCCTCGACGGGCAACACCAGCGCGAGCGCGGCCGCCTACGCCACCAAGGCGGGCATGGAGTGCGGCGTGCTCGTGCCCGAGGGCAAGATCGCCATCGGCAAGCTGAGCCAGGCGATCGCCGGCGGCGCGACCCTCATCCAGGTGCAGGGCAACTTCGACGACTGCCTGACGGTGGCCCGCAAGCTGGCCGAGGCCTACCCCGTCGAGCTCGTCAACTCGGTCAACCCGGCCCGCATCGAGGGGCAGAAGACCGCGGCCTTCGAGGTCGTGGACGCGCTCGGCGACGCCCCCGACATCCACTGCCTGCCGGTCGGCAACGCGGGCAACATCACCGCCTACTGGAAGGGTTACGGCGAGTATGCCGATCCCGGCGCCCCCGGTGCCGGCGGCGAGGCCCCGGCCTCGCACCGGCCGCAGATGTGGGGCTTCCAGGCCGCCGGGGCGGCGCCGATCGTGCAGGGCCACCCGGTCGGTGACCCGGAGACCATCGCCACCGCGATCCGCATCGGCAACCCGGCCTCGTGGGAGCAGGCCGAGGCCGCCCGCGACGAGTCGGGCGGTGTCATCGAGGCGGTGACGGACGAGGAGATCCTCGCCGCGCACCGGCTGCTGTCCTCGCGCGAGGGGATCTTCGTCGAGCCCGCGTCGGCCGCCTCGGTCGCCGGGCTGCTCAAGCGGCACGCCGCCGGGCACGTCCCGGCCGGGGCCACGATCGTCTGCACGGTCACCGGGCACGGGCTCAAGGACCCGCAGTGGGCGCTCAAGGGCGCCGACGGCAGCGACATCGACCCGGTGCGCGTCTCGGTCGACGTCGTGAGCGTCGCCGACGCCCTCGGGCTGGGGTGA